In Bradyrhizobium manausense, one DNA window encodes the following:
- a CDS encoding MFS transporter, whose amino-acid sequence MSAVVSVTDVRRSRVRLFIVTMLFLVTTVNYADRATLSIAGPALSKELHLDPVAMGWIFSAFGWSYVVAQVPGGWLLDRYGSRLVYAFSIIIWSLFTVMQGWVGFLSAGTAVAVLFALRLLVGVAEAPSFPANARIVAAWFPGNERGTASAFFNSGQYFATVIFAPLMGWIAHDYGWRYVFFVMGALGVIMGLAWIKTVYGPKEHPSINEAEFDYIKEGGALVDLDAPKDERAPESGPRWDHIRQLLSNRMMLGVYLGQYCINTLTYFFLTWFPVYLVKERGLSILQAGFVATLPALCGFIGGVLGGVISDAILRKTGSLTMARKIPIVGGMLLSMSIIACNYVDGQALVVGFMALAFFGKGIGALGWAVVSDTSPKEAGGVSGGLFNSFGNLSSITTPIVIGYIVAATGSFNGALVFVGINALVAAVAYLVVVGKIERVVLKRSS is encoded by the coding sequence ATGAGCGCAGTGGTGTCCGTAACGGACGTGAGGAGATCTCGCGTCAGGCTGTTCATCGTGACCATGCTGTTCCTGGTCACCACGGTCAATTACGCCGACCGCGCCACGCTCTCGATCGCGGGCCCCGCACTCTCCAAGGAATTGCATCTCGATCCTGTCGCGATGGGGTGGATCTTCTCGGCCTTCGGCTGGTCCTATGTCGTCGCACAGGTGCCGGGTGGCTGGCTGCTCGACCGCTACGGCTCGCGCCTCGTCTATGCCTTCAGCATCATCATCTGGTCGCTGTTCACGGTGATGCAGGGCTGGGTCGGCTTCTTGAGCGCCGGCACTGCCGTCGCCGTACTGTTCGCGCTTCGTCTGCTGGTCGGCGTCGCGGAAGCGCCGTCCTTTCCTGCCAACGCCCGCATCGTCGCGGCGTGGTTTCCGGGCAATGAGCGCGGCACCGCGTCGGCCTTCTTCAACTCGGGGCAGTATTTCGCCACCGTGATCTTCGCGCCGCTGATGGGCTGGATCGCCCATGATTACGGCTGGCGCTACGTGTTCTTCGTGATGGGCGCACTTGGCGTCATCATGGGCCTCGCCTGGATCAAGACCGTCTACGGCCCGAAGGAGCACCCCTCGATCAACGAGGCCGAGTTCGACTACATCAAGGAAGGCGGCGCGCTGGTCGATCTGGATGCACCGAAAGACGAGCGTGCGCCGGAATCCGGCCCGAGATGGGACCATATCCGCCAGTTGCTCTCCAACCGCATGATGCTGGGCGTCTATCTCGGCCAGTACTGCATCAACACGCTGACCTATTTCTTCCTGACCTGGTTCCCGGTCTACCTGGTCAAGGAGCGCGGCCTGTCGATCCTGCAAGCCGGCTTCGTGGCGACGTTGCCCGCTCTGTGCGGCTTCATCGGCGGCGTGCTTGGCGGCGTCATCTCCGACGCCATCCTGCGCAAGACCGGTTCGCTGACCATGGCGCGCAAGATCCCGATCGTCGGCGGCATGCTGCTGTCGATGTCGATCATCGCCTGCAACTATGTCGACGGTCAGGCGCTGGTGGTCGGCTTCATGGCGCTCGCCTTCTTCGGCAAGGGCATCGGCGCGCTCGGCTGGGCGGTCGTCTCCGACACCTCGCCCAAGGAGGCCGGCGGCGTCTCCGGCGGCCTGTTCAATTCCTTCGGCAACCTCTCCTCGATCACCACGCCCATCGTGATCGGCTACATCGTGGCCGCGACCGGCTCCTTCAACGGTGCCCTGGTGTTCGTCGGCATCAACGCGCTGGTGGCCGCGGTGGCCTATCTCGTGGTGGTCGGCAAGATCGAGCGGGTGGTGCTCAAACGTTCCTCCTGA
- a CDS encoding MFS transporter, with translation MARVGNTSVPSRASSEFGKTATIIAVGCLIGALFAGSTVATPLYVIYKQQLGFSQITLTLIYAVYVVGNLTALMIFGRMSDQVGRRRSAIIAVGIAAVGALVFLFAHGVASLYVARVLSGLAIGIGAGTGTAWLAELIAEQDRSRATVIATITNFTGLGLGALISGLLAEYVAFPLRTPFIAYLAVLVVVAALLAFARETVDRPLADFAQLSMRPRVGVPSSIRSRFVAPAVTGFGGMALVAFFAALAPSVLAGELHVTSHAIAGAIFLELAAAVALVIALTRKLSSRAAMLWSLGLMLPSLALLVTAQFAGSLGVMIAATATCGVAAGLGYRGSLQVVNQIAPDDRRAEVVSAYFICCFLGNALPVIGIGVLSTLISSTVASLIFAVTIAVFAVVALVFGLKYQAS, from the coding sequence ATGGCAAGAGTTGGCAACACCTCAGTTCCCTCGCGCGCGAGTTCGGAGTTCGGCAAGACCGCAACCATCATTGCTGTCGGATGCCTGATCGGCGCACTGTTTGCCGGCAGCACGGTCGCAACCCCGCTCTACGTCATCTACAAACAGCAACTGGGCTTCTCCCAGATCACGTTGACCCTGATCTACGCCGTCTATGTCGTCGGAAACCTGACGGCACTCATGATCTTCGGCCGGATGTCCGATCAGGTCGGGCGGCGGCGTTCCGCGATCATTGCCGTCGGCATCGCTGCCGTGGGCGCGCTCGTGTTCCTGTTCGCGCATGGTGTCGCCTCGCTCTACGTCGCACGCGTGCTGAGCGGCCTTGCGATCGGGATTGGTGCCGGAACTGGCACCGCATGGCTTGCGGAACTGATCGCCGAACAGGACCGCTCTCGCGCGACCGTGATTGCAACAATCACGAACTTCACCGGCCTTGGCCTCGGCGCATTGATTTCCGGCCTGCTCGCCGAATATGTCGCGTTTCCGCTGCGAACACCGTTCATCGCTTATCTCGCGGTGCTGGTCGTGGTCGCAGCCCTTCTGGCCTTCGCCCGCGAGACGGTCGATCGTCCCCTCGCCGACTTCGCGCAACTGTCGATGCGGCCGCGCGTCGGCGTTCCGTCGTCGATCCGGTCGCGGTTCGTGGCGCCCGCGGTCACCGGCTTCGGTGGCATGGCCCTCGTCGCCTTTTTTGCCGCGCTTGCGCCGAGCGTGCTTGCGGGCGAGCTGCACGTCACCAGCCACGCGATTGCCGGCGCGATTTTCCTCGAGCTTGCAGCTGCCGTTGCACTCGTCATTGCACTGACGCGCAAGCTGTCGAGCCGTGCCGCGATGCTATGGTCGCTCGGCCTGATGCTGCCGAGCCTTGCCCTGCTCGTCACCGCACAGTTCGCAGGATCTCTTGGCGTCATGATCGCGGCGACCGCCACCTGCGGCGTCGCTGCGGGGCTCGGCTATCGCGGCAGCCTTCAAGTGGTGAACCAGATCGCACCGGATGATCGTCGCGCCGAGGTAGTCTCGGCCTATTTCATCTGTTGCTTTCTCGGCAACGCGCTTCCGGTGATCGGAATCGGAGTCCTCTCGACCCTGATCAGCTCGACTGTCGCGAGCCTGATCTTCGCCGTGACCATTGCGGTGTTTGCGGTGGTTGCACTGGTGTTCGGCCTGAAATACCAGGCTAGCTAG
- a CDS encoding MFS transporter — translation MPAEFLHAHSSLSARNTRGAQAASALTLTAMSLGYGVVQLDVTIVNTALDAIGKTLGGGVAELQWVVSAYTIAFAAFILTAGALGDRIGAKRIFMAGFAIFTAASLACALSPNAIALIGARLIQGLAAAILVPNSLALLNHAYTDDRARGRAVAVWAAGASLALTAGPFVGGALITLVGWRAIFLVNLPIGLAGLWLSWRYATETTRARSREIDLPGQLAAIGALGSLAGAIIEAGALGWNHPAVITAFVASAVLAALFVWRESRTAQPMLPLSLFSHRLFTLTTIVGLLVNVAIYGLIFVLSLYFQRINGLSPWWTGLAFVPMMGAVLPVNLLAPRLAERIGACPTIVVGASISALGCLGLLWIEAGTSYWAIFAQLIAISGGLGLLVPPLTSTLLGSVEKARSGIAAGVLNATRQTGSVMGVALFGSLVASGDAFMSGFHQSLIISAAVLLVAAGLMGFGAKAQADEQCE, via the coding sequence ATGCCGGCAGAATTTCTTCATGCGCATTCGTCTCTGAGCGCGAGGAACACGCGAGGCGCGCAAGCTGCGTCCGCTTTGACGCTGACCGCGATGAGCCTCGGCTATGGCGTCGTGCAGCTTGATGTCACCATCGTCAACACCGCGCTCGACGCCATCGGCAAGACGCTTGGCGGCGGCGTCGCCGAATTGCAATGGGTGGTGAGTGCCTACACCATCGCCTTTGCCGCCTTCATTCTCACGGCCGGCGCACTCGGCGACCGCATCGGCGCCAAACGCATCTTCATGGCGGGGTTCGCGATCTTCACCGCGGCCTCGCTGGCCTGTGCATTATCTCCCAATGCGATCGCGCTGATCGGTGCACGGTTGATCCAGGGACTGGCGGCGGCGATCCTGGTGCCGAATTCGCTGGCGCTGCTGAACCATGCTTACACCGATGACCGCGCCCGCGGCCGCGCCGTCGCGGTCTGGGCGGCAGGCGCAAGCCTGGCGCTGACCGCCGGCCCCTTCGTCGGCGGCGCACTGATCACGCTGGTCGGCTGGCGTGCGATCTTCCTTGTCAATCTGCCCATCGGCCTTGCCGGCCTGTGGCTAAGCTGGCGCTATGCGACCGAAACCACCCGGGCGCGATCGCGTGAGATCGATCTGCCCGGCCAGCTTGCCGCGATCGGCGCGCTTGGGTCGCTCGCGGGCGCGATCATCGAAGCTGGCGCGCTCGGATGGAACCACCCGGCCGTGATCACCGCGTTCGTGGCCTCGGCTGTCCTCGCGGCGCTGTTCGTCTGGCGCGAGAGCCGCACGGCGCAGCCGATGCTACCGCTGTCCCTGTTCAGTCACCGGTTGTTTACCCTGACAACGATCGTCGGCCTCCTCGTCAACGTCGCGATCTACGGACTGATCTTCGTGCTCAGCCTCTATTTCCAGCGGATCAACGGCCTGTCGCCGTGGTGGACCGGGCTTGCCTTCGTGCCGATGATGGGCGCGGTGTTGCCGGTCAATCTGCTGGCGCCGCGCCTGGCCGAGCGCATCGGCGCGTGCCCGACCATCGTCGTCGGTGCCTCTATCTCCGCACTTGGCTGTCTCGGCCTGCTCTGGATCGAGGCTGGGACGAGCTATTGGGCGATCTTCGCGCAGCTGATTGCGATCAGCGGGGGACTTGGCCTCCTGGTACCGCCGCTGACTTCGACCTTGCTCGGCAGCGTCGAGAAAGCGCGCTCGGGGATTGCCGCGGGTGTCCTCAATGCGACGCGGCAGACCGGCAGCGTCATGGGTGTCGCGTTGTTCGGGTCGCTGGTCGCGTCCGGTGATGCATTCATGAGCGGCTTTCACCAGTCGCTAATCATATCGGCGGCCGTGCTACTGGTGGCCGCCGGCCTGATGGGCTTCGGTGCAAAGGCGCAGGCGGACGAACAATGTGAGTGA
- a CDS encoding ferritin-like domain-containing protein, whose protein sequence is MGLFTKDIKTMNDLFVHQLQDIYYAEQQLTKALPKMADKATDPQLKQGFLTHLEETKQHVTRLEEVFKMHGAKVKAVDCPAIDGIIEEADETAGEVADKAVLDAALINAAQAAEHYEIVRYGSLIAWAKQLGRSDCAAVLAKTLEEEKATDKKLTSLAESKVNLRAAS, encoded by the coding sequence ATGGGACTGTTCACCAAGGACATCAAGACCATGAACGACCTGTTCGTGCATCAGCTACAGGATATCTATTATGCCGAGCAGCAGCTCACCAAGGCGCTGCCGAAAATGGCAGATAAGGCGACCGATCCGCAGCTGAAGCAGGGCTTTTTGACGCACCTCGAGGAAACCAAGCAGCACGTCACGCGGCTCGAGGAAGTGTTCAAGATGCACGGCGCCAAGGTCAAGGCTGTCGACTGTCCGGCAATCGATGGCATCATCGAGGAGGCCGACGAAACCGCGGGTGAAGTCGCGGACAAGGCGGTGCTCGACGCGGCGCTGATCAACGCGGCGCAGGCCGCCGAACATTACGAGATCGTGCGCTACGGCAGCCTGATCGCCTGGGCCAAGCAGCTCGGCCGCAGCGATTGCGCTGCGGTGCTCGCCAAGACGCTCGAGGAAGAGAAGGCGACCGACAAGAAATTGACGTCGCTTGCCGAGAGCAAGGTGAATTTGCGGGCGGCAAGCTAA
- a CDS encoding lysylphosphatidylglycerol synthase transmembrane domain-containing protein, with the protein MHGLLPALKRGFKRWIGWRRLGVAASVMIIAFAITTLLRTLKGIDTSVILTALTEIPRGHIGLAAICVFFAFCTLTFYDFFALRTIGKKHVPYRIAALSSFTSYSIGHNIGATVFTGGAIRFRIYSDYGLNAIDVAKICFLSGLTFWLGNIFVLSIGMAIHPDAASYMDQLPSSINRLIAFGGLASIGAYLVWLCMGEKRRELGQKGWKVVLPSAPLTLVQILIGVVDLGFCAFAMYLLIPSTPPIDFLSLAVVFILATLLGFASHAPGSIGVFDAAMLVALPEFGREQLLATLLVFRILYFVIPFGLAISIMGTRELWMNVVQPWQERRRLAEACAQANLPKQVTAMEHERSLRQASKR; encoded by the coding sequence ATGCACGGACTGCTGCCCGCGCTGAAACGCGGCTTCAAGAGATGGATCGGCTGGCGCCGGCTCGGAGTTGCCGCGAGCGTGATGATCATCGCCTTCGCGATCACGACGCTGCTGCGCACCCTCAAGGGCATCGATACCAGCGTAATCCTGACTGCGTTGACCGAAATTCCCCGCGGGCATATCGGGCTTGCCGCGATTTGCGTGTTCTTCGCGTTCTGTACGCTGACTTTCTACGACTTTTTTGCACTGCGAACGATCGGCAAGAAGCACGTGCCCTATCGCATCGCAGCGCTGTCGAGCTTCACGTCCTATTCAATCGGCCACAACATCGGCGCCACGGTATTCACGGGCGGTGCGATCCGCTTCCGGATTTATTCGGACTACGGGCTGAACGCGATCGACGTCGCCAAGATCTGCTTCCTCTCCGGCCTGACTTTCTGGCTCGGTAACATCTTCGTGCTGTCGATCGGCATGGCCATCCATCCGGACGCAGCCTCCTACATGGACCAGTTGCCGTCGTCGATTAACCGGCTGATCGCGTTCGGCGGCCTTGCCTCGATCGGCGCCTATCTGGTCTGGCTGTGCATGGGCGAGAAGCGCCGCGAGCTCGGACAGAAGGGCTGGAAAGTGGTGCTGCCGTCAGCGCCGCTGACGCTGGTGCAGATCCTGATCGGGGTGGTCGATCTCGGCTTCTGTGCCTTTGCGATGTATCTGCTGATACCGTCCACTCCGCCGATCGATTTCCTGTCGCTCGCGGTGGTGTTCATCCTGGCGACCCTGCTCGGCTTTGCCAGCCATGCGCCCGGCTCCATCGGGGTGTTCGACGCCGCCATGCTGGTGGCACTGCCCGAATTCGGCCGCGAGCAGTTGCTGGCGACCCTGCTGGTCTTCCGCATTCTCTATTTCGTGATCCCGTTTGGCCTCGCCATCTCCATCATGGGCACTCGCGAGCTCTGGATGAACGTCGTCCAGCCCTGGCAGGAGCGGCGGCGACTGGCAGAAGCCTGCGCGCAGGCCAACCTGCCCAAGCAGGTGACGGCGATGGAGCACGAGCGGTCGCTGCGCCAGGCCAGCAAGCGGTAA